From the Streptomyces syringium genome, one window contains:
- a CDS encoding hydrophobic protein has protein sequence MVPLLLVLLLALILFGAGFALKILWWVAVVVLVIWLLGFLMRSTGAGGSRGRWYRW, from the coding sequence ATGGTTCCCTTGCTACTGGTTCTGCTGCTCGCCCTCATTCTCTTCGGTGCCGGTTTCGCACTGAAGATCCTGTGGTGGGTCGCCGTCGTCGTGCTCGTGATCTGGCTCCTCGGCTTCCTCATGCGCTCCACTGGCGCGGGTGGCAGCCGCGGCCGCTGGTACCGATGGTGA
- a CDS encoding SMP-30/gluconolactonase/LRE family protein yields MPPLRLLPLDGAGPEHLALEGSGNLLTGVADGRILRVGTATGRVTEVARTRGRPLGMHHLPDGRLLVCDAYQGLLRVDPATGAVESLLTAAAGEPLNLCSNVTVTRDGTVFVSDSSRRFPLHHWKGDILEHSGTGRVIRWVPGSAAEVVVDGLQFANGLCLAPDESFLVISESGAYRLLRLWLTGGRAGTTDVFADRLPGFPDNLTTSRDGLVWAALAGPRDALLDTLHRHHPALRKALWALPGALLPGPRRTTHVQGRDDRGRLVHDLRRRADNYHLTTSALEHAGTLYLGSLVRRAIAAVPLPPPRAGRETGPENRQA; encoded by the coding sequence ATGCCGCCCTTGCGGCTGCTCCCGCTCGACGGGGCCGGTCCCGAGCACCTCGCGCTGGAGGGGTCCGGGAATCTGCTGACCGGTGTGGCCGACGGCCGCATCCTGCGGGTGGGGACAGCCACCGGGCGGGTGACGGAGGTGGCCCGCACCCGCGGCCGGCCGCTGGGAATGCATCACCTTCCGGACGGCCGTCTTCTGGTCTGCGACGCCTACCAGGGACTCTTACGGGTCGACCCGGCGACCGGCGCGGTGGAGAGCCTTCTGACCGCGGCGGCCGGAGAGCCGCTGAACCTGTGCAGCAACGTCACCGTCACCCGGGACGGCACCGTCTTCGTGAGCGACTCCAGTCGGCGGTTCCCCCTGCACCACTGGAAGGGCGACATCCTCGAGCACTCCGGCACCGGCCGCGTCATCCGCTGGGTGCCGGGGAGCGCCGCGGAGGTCGTCGTGGACGGGCTGCAGTTCGCCAACGGTCTCTGTCTGGCTCCCGACGAGTCCTTCCTGGTCATCTCCGAGTCGGGGGCCTACCGGCTGCTGCGGCTGTGGCTCACCGGCGGCCGGGCGGGTACCACGGACGTCTTCGCCGACCGTCTGCCGGGCTTTCCCGACAACCTGACGACCAGTCGTGACGGCCTCGTCTGGGCGGCCCTGGCCGGCCCCCGCGACGCTCTTCTCGACACCCTGCACCGCCACCACCCCGCGCTGCGCAAGGCACTGTGGGCCTTGCCGGGCGCGCTGCTGCCCGGTCCCCGGCGCACCACACACGTACAGGGCCGTGATGACCGGGGCCGGCTGGTGCACGACCTGCGGCGCCGGGCCGACAACTACCACCTGACCACCAGCGCCCTGGAACACGCCGGGACGTTGTACCTGGGCAGCCTCGTGCGGCGCGCGATCGCCGCGGTACCCCTGCCCCCGCCCCGGGCGGGCCGGGAGACGGGGCCGGAGAACCGTCAGGCGTGA